Below is a genomic region from Acidobacteriota bacterium.
AGAGAAAGGATCACCCTCATCCCAACAGTGATAATCCCCGCGGCATGAGAATGCAACTCGCTGGTCACCGGTAGCCAGCGGACTATTCCGACTCCTTCAGCGCCTCGAGACGAAGTTGCATGGCGCGTTCGGAGAATTTTTGTGCACGCTGGTCGTCACCTTCCAAGCGCGCAAGGCGGGCCATGGCTTGGTAGACTTCCGGCTCTTTCCCATACCACCAGCGCGCCCTCTTCAGATACTGGCGCGCTTTGTCGAAATCCCCTCGCGTCATTTCTGCGTCGGCCAACGCGATGAGCGTGAATGGGTTCCGGGTCGACTCGGCGGCCGCTCGCATGGCATTTTCCGCCTCTTCTTCGAGACCGTCCTCGCGGTAGATTCTGGCCAGGTTCACCAGAGCCGACGAGTTCCCGGGCTCCACCTCCAGCGCACGCTGGAAGGAAGAGAAGGCCCCCTCTCGATCCCCGAGCCGCGACCGTGCAACACCAAGGTTGACCCATGCCGGAGCCCATCGCGGGGCGAGCACGACCGCCAATTCGAGGTTTCGGATAGCCTCATCGAGGTCATTCACGCGAATCGAATACCCACCGATGTTGGTGTGATAGATCGCCGAAGCCACAACGTCGTCGATCACCCGCTGGCTCATGTACGGTGACTCGTTCCGTACGTAAAAGTCGTAGATGTAGATCTTGCTGGGCGCGCGGAACCCGGCCACGACGTGCCGATTGACGACAATCAGTCCTTCTTCTTTGACGATTTCCGGTTGCCGGCTGACCGACAGCAGAAACGTCGGCAGATCGAGGCTCCTCGAGAGGGCGACGAACAGCGACGTGAACGACATGCAATTGCCCTGGCGACTCGAAAAAGCCTCTTCC
It encodes:
- a CDS encoding tetratricopeptide repeat protein, with product MNSFARNLVAVVLAAVALPAAADAPDEVFGYEEWQHAVSELGLDPSQVVYPFEVNEEMVLWAEEQVRGYGSLGPESRLEVLQRSFFDEGRFEFEYDEARTLTAEEAFSSRQGNCMSFTSLFVALSRSLDLPTFLLSVSRQPEIVKEEGLIVVNRHVVAGFRAPSKIYIYDFYVRNESPYMSQRVIDDVVASAIYHTNIGGYSIRVNDLDEAIRNLELAVVLAPRWAPAWVNLGVARSRLGDREGAFSSFQRALEVEPGNSSALVNLARIYREDGLEEEAENAMRAAAESTRNPFTLIALADAEMTRGDFDKARQYLKRARWWYGKEPEVYQAMARLARLEGDDQRAQKFSERAMQLRLEALKESE